In the genome of Quercus robur chromosome 3, dhQueRobu3.1, whole genome shotgun sequence, one region contains:
- the LOC126717683 gene encoding glucan endo-1,3-beta-glucosidase 3 isoform X1 — protein sequence MAMLLLFFLLAVSVVSADEDAFIGVNLGTDLSNMPSPTQVVALLKAQNIRHVRLYDADQAMLLALANTGIQVTVAVPNDQLLGIGQSNATAANWVTRNVLAHVPATNITAIAVGSEVLTTLPNAAPVLVSALKFIHSALVASNLDRQIKVSTPHSSSVILDSFPPSQAFFNRSWDPVMVPLLKFLQSTGSYLMINVYPYYDYMQSNGVIPLDYALFRPLPPNKEAVDANTLLHYTNVFDALVDATYFAMSYLNFTNVPIVVTESGWPSKGGSAEPDATVENANTYNSNLIRHVLNNTGTPKHPGIAVSTYIYELYNEDLRPGSVSEKNWGLFNANGMPVYILHLTGAGTVLANDTTNQTFCVAKDGADPKMLQAALDWACGPGKVDCSPLLQGQPCYEPNNVVTHATYAFNAYFQQMAKSSGTCDFKGVATITTTDPSHGTCIVPGSVGKNGTIVNGTSLAPSSNSTTSGCLSQYFHGDGSFTSSVIVGILVLSAVLL from the exons ATGGCTATGCTGTTGCTTTTCTTCCTACTAGCAGTCTCTGTGGTTTCTGCCGATGAAG ATGCCTTCATTGGAGTAAATCTTGGTACAGACCTCTCTAACATGCCAAGCCCAACTCAGGTAGTGGCCCTTCTTAAAGCGCAGAATATTCGACATGTCAGGCTCTATGATGCTGACCAAGCCATGCTCCTTGCCCTTGCCAACACAGGCATCCAGGTGACTGTTGCTGTTCCCAATGACCAGCTCCTTGGGATTGGTCAGTCCAATGCCACTGCAGCCAACTGGGTTACTCGTAATGTTCTAGCTCATGTCCCTGCTACCAACATTACAGCAATAGCTGTTGGATCTGAAGTCCTAACGACCCTCCCAAATGCTGCTCCAGTCCTAGTCTCAGCGTTAAAGTTCATCCACTCTGCCCTTGTTGCCTCTAATCTAGATCGCCAAATCAAAGTCTCCACTCCGCACTCTTCTTCCGTTATCCTTGACTCGTTCCCACCTTCCCAAGCCTTCTTTAACCGCTCATGGGATCCAGTCATGGTTCCCTTGCTCAAATTTTTGCAATCTACAGGATCATACCTTATGATTAATGTGTACCCATATTATGATTACATGCAATCCAATGGAGTGATCCCATTGGACTATGCATTGTTCCGCCCCCTTCCTCCGAACAAGGAAGCTGTGGATGCTAACACGCTCCTTCATTACACTAATGTCTTTGACGCTCTTGTTGATGCAACTTATTTTGCAATGTCCTATCTAAATTTCACCAATGTCCCCATAGTAGTTACTGAGTCAGGTTGGCCATCCAAGGGTGGCTCAGCTGAGCCAGATGCAACCGTTGAAAATGCCAACACTTACAACAGTAACTTGATCAGGCATGTGCTTAACAACACAGGGACTCCTAAGCATCCTGGGATTGCAGTTAGTACTTATATCTATGAGCTTTACAATGAGGATTTGAGACCTGGTTCAGTCTCTGAAAAGAACTGGGGGCTTTTCAATGCTAATGGTATGCCAGTTTATATCTTACATTTGACTGGTGCGGGGACTGTTTTGGCCAATGACACCACAAACCAAACCTTCTGTGTTGCAAAGGATGGCGCTGATCCAAAAATGCTACAGGCAGCACTGGATTGGGCTTGTGGGCCAGGGAAGGTGGATTGCTCACCATTGTTGCAGGGGCAACCATGTTATGAACCTAATAATGTTGTGACACATGCAACATATGCATTCAATGCATATTTTCAGCAGATGGCTAAATCTTCTGGGACCTGTGATTTTAAGGGGGTGGCGACCATCACTACAACAGATCCAA GTCATGGTACTTGTATAGTTCCCGGAAG tgttggaaaAAATGGCACGATCGTAAATGGCACATCACTGGCCCCATCTTCCAATTCTACCACTTCTGGCTGCCTATCACAATATTTCCATGGTGATGGTTCTTTCACGAGCTCTGTGATTGTAGGCATTTTAGTTTTGAGTGCAGTTTTATTGTGA
- the LOC126717683 gene encoding glucan endo-1,3-beta-glucosidase 3 isoform X2, whose amino-acid sequence MPSPTQVVALLKAQNIRHVRLYDADQAMLLALANTGIQVTVAVPNDQLLGIGQSNATAANWVTRNVLAHVPATNITAIAVGSEVLTTLPNAAPVLVSALKFIHSALVASNLDRQIKVSTPHSSSVILDSFPPSQAFFNRSWDPVMVPLLKFLQSTGSYLMINVYPYYDYMQSNGVIPLDYALFRPLPPNKEAVDANTLLHYTNVFDALVDATYFAMSYLNFTNVPIVVTESGWPSKGGSAEPDATVENANTYNSNLIRHVLNNTGTPKHPGIAVSTYIYELYNEDLRPGSVSEKNWGLFNANGMPVYILHLTGAGTVLANDTTNQTFCVAKDGADPKMLQAALDWACGPGKVDCSPLLQGQPCYEPNNVVTHATYAFNAYFQQMAKSSGTCDFKGVATITTTDPSHGTCIVPGSVGKNGTIVNGTSLAPSSNSTTSGCLSQYFHGDGSFTSSVIVGILVLSAVLL is encoded by the exons ATGCCAAGCCCAACTCAGGTAGTGGCCCTTCTTAAAGCGCAGAATATTCGACATGTCAGGCTCTATGATGCTGACCAAGCCATGCTCCTTGCCCTTGCCAACACAGGCATCCAGGTGACTGTTGCTGTTCCCAATGACCAGCTCCTTGGGATTGGTCAGTCCAATGCCACTGCAGCCAACTGGGTTACTCGTAATGTTCTAGCTCATGTCCCTGCTACCAACATTACAGCAATAGCTGTTGGATCTGAAGTCCTAACGACCCTCCCAAATGCTGCTCCAGTCCTAGTCTCAGCGTTAAAGTTCATCCACTCTGCCCTTGTTGCCTCTAATCTAGATCGCCAAATCAAAGTCTCCACTCCGCACTCTTCTTCCGTTATCCTTGACTCGTTCCCACCTTCCCAAGCCTTCTTTAACCGCTCATGGGATCCAGTCATGGTTCCCTTGCTCAAATTTTTGCAATCTACAGGATCATACCTTATGATTAATGTGTACCCATATTATGATTACATGCAATCCAATGGAGTGATCCCATTGGACTATGCATTGTTCCGCCCCCTTCCTCCGAACAAGGAAGCTGTGGATGCTAACACGCTCCTTCATTACACTAATGTCTTTGACGCTCTTGTTGATGCAACTTATTTTGCAATGTCCTATCTAAATTTCACCAATGTCCCCATAGTAGTTACTGAGTCAGGTTGGCCATCCAAGGGTGGCTCAGCTGAGCCAGATGCAACCGTTGAAAATGCCAACACTTACAACAGTAACTTGATCAGGCATGTGCTTAACAACACAGGGACTCCTAAGCATCCTGGGATTGCAGTTAGTACTTATATCTATGAGCTTTACAATGAGGATTTGAGACCTGGTTCAGTCTCTGAAAAGAACTGGGGGCTTTTCAATGCTAATGGTATGCCAGTTTATATCTTACATTTGACTGGTGCGGGGACTGTTTTGGCCAATGACACCACAAACCAAACCTTCTGTGTTGCAAAGGATGGCGCTGATCCAAAAATGCTACAGGCAGCACTGGATTGGGCTTGTGGGCCAGGGAAGGTGGATTGCTCACCATTGTTGCAGGGGCAACCATGTTATGAACCTAATAATGTTGTGACACATGCAACATATGCATTCAATGCATATTTTCAGCAGATGGCTAAATCTTCTGGGACCTGTGATTTTAAGGGGGTGGCGACCATCACTACAACAGATCCAA GTCATGGTACTTGTATAGTTCCCGGAAG tgttggaaaAAATGGCACGATCGTAAATGGCACATCACTGGCCCCATCTTCCAATTCTACCACTTCTGGCTGCCTATCACAATATTTCCATGGTGATGGTTCTTTCACGAGCTCTGTGATTGTAGGCATTTTAGTTTTGAGTGCAGTTTTATTGTGA